Sequence from the Rhodococcus jostii RHA1 genome:
AGATCAAGGCACTCGCCATCAAGGAAGGCCCCGCAGCGCTTCCCTGGGGTGACCTGGGCGTCGACGTCGTCGTCGAGTCCACCGGCATCTTCACCGACGCAGCCAAGGCGAAGGGCCACCTCGAGGCCGGCGCCAAGAAGGTCATCATCTCCGCCCCGGCCAAGGGCGAGGACATCACCATCGTGATGGGCGTCAACGACGACAAGTACGACGGCAGCCAGAACATCATCTCCAACGCCTCGTGCACCACCAACTGCCTCGGTCCCATCGCCAAGGTGCTCGACGACGAGTTCGGCATCGTCAAGGGCCTCATGACCACGGTCCACGCCTACACCCAGGACCAGAACCTGCAGGACGGCCCGCACAGCGACCTGCGTCGTGCCCGCGCCGCCGCCCTGAACGTGGTCCCCACCGGCACCGGTGCCGCCAAGGCCATCGGCCTGGTCCTCCCGCAGCTGCTCGGCAAGCTGGACGGCTACGCGCTGCGTGTCCCGATCCCCACGGGCTCGGTCACCGACCTCACCGCGAACCTGAAGAAGTCGGCCAGCGTCGAGGACATCAACGCCGCGATGAAGGCTGCCGCCGAGGGGCCCCTCAAGGGCATCCTGAAGTACACGGACGCCCCGATCGTGTCGTCGGACATCGTCACCGACCCGCACAGCTCGATCTTCGACTCCGGCCTCACCAAGGTCATCGACGATCAGGCCAAGATCGTGTCCTGGTACGACAACGAGTGGGGTTACTCCAACCGTCTGGCCGACCTCATCGGTCTCGTCGCCAAGTCTCTCTGAGCGAAGGTCCGGTAACAGTGGCAGTTCAGACTCTCGACGATCTGCTGAACGCTGGGGTCGAGGGGCGCG
This genomic interval carries:
- the gap gene encoding type I glyceraldehyde-3-phosphate dehydrogenase, whose protein sequence is MTVRVGVNGFGRIGRNFFRAVDAQKALGTTDIEIVAVNDLTDNATLAHLLKYDSILGRLPHDVSLEGEDTIVVGNQKIKALAIKEGPAALPWGDLGVDVVVESTGIFTDAAKAKGHLEAGAKKVIISAPAKGEDITIVMGVNDDKYDGSQNIISNASCTTNCLGPIAKVLDDEFGIVKGLMTTVHAYTQDQNLQDGPHSDLRRARAAALNVVPTGTGAAKAIGLVLPQLLGKLDGYALRVPIPTGSVTDLTANLKKSASVEDINAAMKAAAEGPLKGILKYTDAPIVSSDIVTDPHSSIFDSGLTKVIDDQAKIVSWYDNEWGYSNRLADLIGLVAKSL